One window of the Trifolium pratense cultivar HEN17-A07 linkage group LG2, ARS_RC_1.1, whole genome shotgun sequence genome contains the following:
- the LOC123910122 gene encoding probable glucan 1,3-beta-glucosidase A, producing MTKSIIKIWILNLISILFVMLSLTHGRPINPEFRVKAVNLGGWLVTEGWMKPSLFDAIPNKDFLDGTGLQFKSVTTGKYLCAESGGGTILVANRTTASSWETFRLWRINKETFRFRVFNKQFVELDDINVVAVTNSSTDSVTFHILKENDNSTLVRIKASNGYFLRAKTEELVTADVSKVRGWRDDDPTVFEMTIAVRLQGDFQITNGYGSRKAAQVMKDHWSSFIIEDDFKFIASNGLNAVRIPVGWWIASDPTPPWPYVGGSLHSLDNAFLWAHKYGIKIIIDLHAAPGSQNGFQHSSSRDGSQEWGKSDENIEQTVDVISFLTARYVKNPSLYAIELINEPLSPGVTLESLNKYYKAGYDAVRKHSSTTYVVMSNRLGPSEPKELFPLANGLMRCVIDVHYYNIFNDLFENMTAQQNIDFIYNNRSSELNFITTSNGPLTFVGEWVSDWRVKEATKEDFQRFGKSQIDVFGRATFGWAYWAFKNANQHWSLEWMINNGYIML from the exons ATGACAAAATCTATTATCAAAATATGGATTCTTAATTTGATTAGTATCTTGTTTGTCATGCTTTCTTTGACTCATGGGAGACCAATTAATCCTGAGTTTAGAGTGAAAGCAGTTAATCTTGGTGGTTGGTTGGTTACTGAAGGTTGGATGAAACCTTCTCTGTTTGATGCCATTCCAAATAAAGACTTCTTG GATGGAACTGGTCTTCAGTTCAAATCAGTGACAACGGGGAAGTATCTATGTGCAGAGTCCGGAGGAGGAACTATCCTTGTTGCAAACCGCACAACTGCTTCAAGTTGGGAAACATTTAGA TTGTGGAGAATAAATAAGGAAACTTTCAGATTCAGAGTGTTTAACAAACAGTTTGTGGAGTTAGATGATATCAACGTTGTTGCCGTTACCAATTCTTCAACTGATTCTGTAACTTTCCATATTCTTAAGGAAAATGACAATTCTACGCTTGTTCGAATCAAAGCATCCAACGGATACTTCTTAcga GCAAAAACAGAGGAGTTGGTGACAGCTGATGTTTCGAAGGTTAGAGGATGGAGAGATGATGATCCAACTGTTTTTGAAATGACCATTGCTGTAAGATTACAAGGCGATTTCCAAATAACAAATGGCTATGGGTCTAGAAAGGCTGCACAGGTTATGAAG GACCATTGGAGCAGTTTTATAATTGAAGATGATTTCAAGTTCATAGCCAGTAATGGACTAAATGCAGTTAGAATTCCTGTTGGTTGGTGGATAGCAAGTGACCCAACTCCACCGTGGCCTTATGTTGGAGGTTCCTTGCACTCACTAGACAATGCTTTCTTATGGGCACA taaatatggaataaaaatCATTATTGATCTTCATGCTGCTCCTGGCTCTCAAAACGGCTTTCAACATAGTTCTTCAAGAGATGGATCACAAGAATGGGGAAAATCAGATGAAAACATCGAACAAACTGTCGATGTTATAAGCTTCCTAACTGCAAG GTATGTAAAAAACCCAAGCCTATATGCAATTGAGCTCATAAATGAGCCCTTATCTCCAGGTGTGACATTAGAGAGCTTGAACAAGTACTACAAGGCTGGTTATGATGCAGTGCGTAAACATTCCAGCACTACTTATGTGGTAATGTCAAATAGGCTAGGACCCTCAGAGCCCAAAGAACTATTTCCTCTTGCCAATGGCCTTATGAGATGTGTCATTGATGTCCACTACTACAACATTTTTAATGATTTGTTTGAAAACATGACTGCCCAACaaaacattgattttatttacaACAATCGCTCATCAGAGTTGAATTTTATTACAACATCAAATGGTCCTCTTACTTTTGTTG GTGAATGGGTTTCTGATTGGCGAGTTAAAGAGGCTACAAAAGAAGACTTTCAAAGATTTGGTAAGTCCCAAATAGACGTTTTCGGTCGAGCGACATTTGGTTGGGCTTACTGGGCTTTTAAGAATGCAAACCAACATTGGAGTCTTGAGTGGATGATTAATAATGGTTATATCATGCTTTAG
- the LOC123909664 gene encoding nodulin-3-like translates to MPYFLHVNEKNMTQILKFIYVMILFLFLFLVATYADAHDECNSDDDCKKSICLFPFVYNKCIDNICVCAGVKQLIV, encoded by the exons ATGCCCTATTTTCTACAtgtaaatgagaaaaatatgaCTCAAATTCTCAAGtttatttatgttatgattctatttctttttctatttcttgTTGCAACATACGCCGATG CACATGACGAATGTAATAGTGATGACGATTGTAAAAAGAGTATCTGCCTCTTtccttttgtttataataagtGCATTGACAACATATGTGTATGTGCTGGAGTGAAGCAGCTGATTGTGTAA